A window of the Motilibacter rhizosphaerae genome harbors these coding sequences:
- a CDS encoding rhomboid family intramembrane serine protease, with amino-acid sequence MSTPYGSGPVEPAGPPAGPAQPVQPSGPADPGQPVDPAAPPPTCYRHPDRVTYVRCTRCGRPICPEDMIPAAVGFQCPDDVRAGNRGVRVARTAFGGRAATGDPAVVTKVLLALNVLVLVLGHAKPSLVDDLLMYSGVGGGVPTNGVATGEWYRLLTAAFLHQQLLHLLLNMYALWLFGPPLEAAFGRLRFAALYLSAALAGGAASYAFSPLSSGSLGASGAVFGLFAGHLVVNRRLGRENGGLWVLLAVNVVFGFTVADIDWRAHAGGFVGGLVAAAALAYAPRRGRQAAQAAGILLVVLVSLALTTWRSVDALDRVQVRASAADVVRCEVLHPAHAEAYFLCVGAGE; translated from the coding sequence ATGAGCACGCCGTACGGGTCCGGCCCGGTCGAGCCGGCCGGCCCGCCGGCGGGTCCTGCGCAGCCCGTGCAGCCGTCCGGCCCCGCGGACCCGGGCCAGCCGGTCGACCCGGCGGCCCCGCCCCCGACCTGCTACCGCCACCCGGACCGGGTGACCTACGTCAGGTGCACCCGGTGCGGGCGGCCGATCTGCCCCGAGGACATGATCCCGGCAGCGGTCGGCTTCCAGTGCCCGGACGACGTGCGCGCGGGGAACCGCGGCGTGCGCGTGGCCCGGACGGCGTTCGGCGGCCGAGCGGCGACCGGCGACCCGGCGGTCGTGACGAAGGTGCTGCTCGCGCTCAACGTCCTCGTCCTCGTGCTCGGGCACGCGAAGCCGTCGCTCGTAGACGATCTGCTCATGTACTCCGGCGTGGGCGGCGGGGTGCCGACCAACGGCGTCGCCACCGGCGAGTGGTACCGCCTGCTGACCGCGGCCTTCCTCCACCAGCAGCTGCTCCACCTGCTGCTCAACATGTACGCGCTGTGGCTGTTCGGCCCGCCGCTCGAAGCGGCGTTCGGCCGGCTGCGCTTCGCGGCGCTCTACCTCTCGGCGGCGCTGGCGGGCGGTGCGGCGTCGTACGCGTTCAGCCCCCTGTCCAGCGGCTCGCTCGGGGCCTCCGGCGCGGTCTTCGGCCTGTTCGCCGGCCACCTCGTCGTCAACCGGCGGCTCGGGCGGGAGAACGGCGGGCTGTGGGTGCTGCTCGCGGTCAACGTGGTCTTCGGCTTCACCGTCGCCGACATCGACTGGCGCGCGCACGCCGGCGGCTTCGTCGGCGGGCTGGTGGCGGCCGCGGCACTGGCGTACGCCCCCCGGCGCGGACGGCAAGCCGCCCAGGCGGCGGGCATCCTGCTCGTCGTCCTCGTGTCCCTGGCCCTGACCACGTGGCGTTCGGTCGACGCGCTCGACCGCGTGCAGGTGCGCGCCTCGGCCGCGGACGTCGTGCGCTGCGAGGTGCTGCACCCGGCGCACGCCGAGGCGTACTTCCTCTGCGTCGGCGCGGGCGAGTAG
- the crgA gene encoding cell division protein CrgA, whose translation MPKSRLRRRAAYTPPQERLAAVKVGNPRWLVPVMLACFIVGLLWIVVYYVSQTSYPISAIGGWNMLVGFGLILVGFVLSMRWR comes from the coding sequence GTGCCCAAGTCCCGCCTGCGCCGCCGAGCCGCGTACACCCCTCCGCAGGAGCGCCTGGCCGCGGTCAAGGTCGGCAACCCGCGCTGGCTCGTGCCGGTGATGCTGGCGTGCTTCATCGTCGGGCTGCTCTGGATCGTCGTCTACTACGTGAGCCAGACGTCCTACCCGATCAGCGCCATCGGCGGCTGGAACATGCTCGTCGGGTTCGGGCTCATCCTCGTGGGGTTCGTGCTCTCGATGCGCTGGCGGTAG
- a CDS encoding DUF881 domain-containing protein: protein MAAHGRAGEHPRRSPRWRAAVPVVAVLGGLLFATAARSTGPDPRAGSRTDLVDVISVDERGVLELTGRVAGLQREVEQRARSAGGAAGAEQQRADAAAVAAGVAPARGRGLVVTLDDSPRDPGDPALPADTRPDDLVVHEQDLRGVVNALWAGGASALEVMDQRLTSTSALRCAGNVLTLHGRTYGPPFVVRAVGDPVKLRAALDEDRSVRIYREWVARVGLGYDVRAAAALALPAATGTVGLSVASPEPVS, encoded by the coding sequence ATGGCGGCGCACGGCAGGGCGGGCGAGCACCCGCGCCGCTCCCCGCGCTGGCGGGCCGCGGTCCCGGTGGTCGCCGTGCTCGGCGGCCTGCTCTTCGCCACCGCCGCGCGCAGCACCGGCCCGGACCCGCGGGCCGGCAGCCGCACCGACCTCGTCGACGTCATCAGCGTCGACGAGCGCGGCGTGCTCGAGCTGACCGGACGGGTGGCAGGGCTCCAGCGCGAGGTCGAGCAGCGGGCCCGCTCGGCGGGCGGCGCGGCCGGGGCCGAGCAGCAGCGCGCGGACGCAGCCGCGGTCGCGGCCGGTGTCGCGCCGGCGCGCGGGCGCGGCCTCGTCGTCACGCTCGACGACAGTCCCCGCGACCCCGGCGACCCGGCGCTGCCCGCGGACACGCGCCCGGACGACCTCGTCGTCCACGAGCAGGACCTGCGCGGGGTCGTCAACGCCCTGTGGGCGGGCGGTGCCAGCGCGCTCGAGGTCATGGACCAGCGCCTCACGTCCACGAGCGCCCTGCGCTGCGCCGGCAACGTGCTCACCCTGCACGGCCGGACCTACGGCCCGCCGTTCGTCGTGCGCGCCGTGGGCGACCCGGTCAAGTTGCGGGCCGCACTGGACGAGGACCGTAGCGTGAGGATCTACCGGGAGTGGGTCGCGCGCGTCGGGCTCGGCTACGACGTGCGCGCCGCGGCGGCGCTCGCCCTCCCCGCCGCCACCGGCACCGTCGGGCTCTCGGTCGCGTCGCCGGAGCCGGTGTCGTGA
- a CDS encoding peptidylprolyl isomerase: MAEELYATLQTTQGDIVVRLFPDHAPKTVANFTELATGEREWVDPRSGERTTRPLYDGTVFHRVISGFMVQGGDPLGTGTGGPGYRFADEFHPDLRFDRPYLLAMANAGPGTNGSQFFITVAPTPHLNRRHTIFGEVADEESRRVVDAIATTRTGAMDRPVEDQTIQAVRIERREA, translated from the coding sequence GTGGCCGAGGAGCTCTACGCCACCCTGCAGACCACCCAGGGCGACATCGTGGTCCGGCTGTTCCCGGACCACGCGCCCAAGACGGTCGCCAACTTCACCGAGCTCGCCACCGGCGAGCGCGAGTGGGTCGACCCGCGCAGCGGCGAGCGCACGACGCGCCCGCTCTACGACGGCACGGTGTTCCACCGCGTGATCTCCGGCTTCATGGTCCAGGGCGGCGACCCGCTCGGCACCGGGACCGGCGGCCCCGGCTACCGCTTCGCCGACGAGTTCCACCCCGACCTGCGCTTCGACCGGCCGTACCTCCTCGCCATGGCCAACGCCGGGCCCGGCACCAACGGCTCGCAGTTCTTCATCACGGTCGCCCCGACGCCGCACCTCAACCGCCGGCACACGATCTTCGGCGAGGTCGCCGACGAGGAGAGCCGCCGCGTCGTCGACGCGATCGCCACCACGCGCACCGGCGCGATGGACCGGCCGGTCGAGGACCAGACGATCCAGGCGGTGCGCATCGAGCGCCGCGAGGCCTGA
- a CDS encoding aminodeoxychorismate/anthranilate synthase component II, producing MSVRILVVDNYDSFVYNLVQYLGQLGARTEVRRNDEVEVDEALDGGWDGVLVSPGPGTPERAGVSVPLVRAARERAAAGEPAAPLFGVCLGLQAMGVAYGAVVDRAPELLHGKTSLVEHDGAGVLEGLPTPFTATRYHSLAIDPATVPDALEVTGWTAGGVVMAARARDAAIEGVQFHPESVLTEGGHRMLANWLVRCGDPGAVDRSAGLAPVVGRASA from the coding sequence GTGAGCGTCCGCATCCTCGTCGTCGACAACTACGACAGCTTCGTCTACAACCTCGTGCAGTACCTCGGGCAGCTCGGCGCCCGGACCGAGGTGCGGCGCAACGACGAGGTCGAGGTGGACGAAGCGCTCGACGGCGGCTGGGACGGCGTGCTCGTCTCCCCCGGCCCCGGCACCCCCGAGCGGGCCGGAGTCTCCGTGCCCCTCGTGCGCGCCGCGCGGGAGCGGGCCGCCGCCGGGGAGCCCGCGGCGCCGCTGTTCGGCGTCTGCCTGGGCCTGCAGGCCATGGGTGTCGCGTACGGCGCGGTGGTCGACCGCGCGCCTGAGCTCCTCCACGGCAAGACCAGCCTCGTCGAGCACGACGGCGCGGGCGTGCTGGAGGGCCTCCCCACGCCGTTCACCGCGACGCGGTACCACTCGCTCGCGATCGACCCCGCGACCGTCCCCGACGCCCTCGAGGTCACCGGTTGGACCGCGGGCGGGGTCGTCATGGCGGCGCGGGCGCGCGACGCCGCGATCGAGGGCGTGCAGTTCCACCCCGAGTCGGTGCTGACCGAGGGCGGGCACCGGATGCTCGCCAACTGGCTGGTCCGCTGCGGCGACCCCGGTGCGGTCGACCGCTCAGCCGGGCTTGCGCCGGTCGTGGGACGAGCGAGCGCCTAG
- the glpK gene encoding glycerol kinase GlpK, with translation MSERYVMAIDQGTTSTRCILFDSNGRLVDVAQREHKQWYPQPGWVEHDATEIWRNLTRLAPEVLRRVGAGPEQVAAIGIANQRETVVVWDRATGVPVSRAIVWQDTRTAQLVEELSGEEGHDRFRDRCGLPVSPYFTAPKLRWMLDQDPRLRARAEAGEVIAGTVESWLVWNLTGGPDGGLHITDVTNASRSLLMDLRTLAWDDVLLDHFGVPRAMLPEIRPSVEVYGEARTVLPGVPIAAALGDQQAALFGQTCFSPGEAKCTYGTGSFLLVNTGTEPVPSSHGLLTTVGYQIAGQPAAYALEGSIAITGSLVQWFRDGLGLISSAAEIETLARTVEDNGGCYIVPAFSGLFAPYWRSEARGIIVGLTSYITKGHLARAVLEATGWQTRDVVEAMNADSGIPLTTLRVDGGMTADNLLMQFLADVLDVPVVRPLVAETVSLGAAYAAGLAIGFWPDLGVLRRNWHRAAQWVPGMAPERREEEYADWKRAVERTFDWIRT, from the coding sequence ATGAGCGAGCGCTACGTCATGGCCATCGACCAGGGCACGACGTCGACCCGCTGCATCCTGTTCGACAGCAACGGCCGGCTCGTCGACGTCGCGCAGCGCGAGCACAAGCAGTGGTACCCCCAACCCGGCTGGGTGGAGCACGACGCCACGGAGATCTGGCGCAACCTCACCCGCCTCGCGCCCGAGGTGCTGCGCCGCGTCGGCGCCGGCCCGGAGCAGGTGGCGGCGATCGGCATCGCGAACCAGCGCGAGACCGTCGTCGTGTGGGACCGCGCGACCGGCGTCCCCGTGAGCCGGGCGATCGTGTGGCAGGACACCCGCACCGCGCAGCTCGTCGAGGAGCTCTCCGGCGAGGAGGGCCACGACCGGTTCCGCGACCGGTGCGGGCTGCCGGTCTCGCCGTACTTCACCGCGCCCAAGCTGCGCTGGATGCTCGACCAGGACCCCCGTCTGCGCGCCCGGGCCGAGGCGGGCGAGGTGATCGCCGGGACGGTCGAGAGCTGGCTCGTCTGGAACCTCACCGGCGGCCCGGACGGCGGGCTCCACATCACCGACGTGACCAACGCGAGCCGCTCGCTGCTCATGGACCTGCGCACGCTGGCCTGGGACGACGTGCTGCTCGACCACTTCGGCGTGCCGCGCGCGATGCTCCCGGAGATCCGCCCGTCGGTCGAGGTCTACGGCGAGGCCCGGACCGTCCTGCCGGGCGTGCCCATCGCCGCTGCGCTGGGCGACCAGCAGGCCGCGCTCTTCGGCCAGACCTGCTTCTCGCCGGGCGAGGCGAAGTGCACGTACGGCACCGGCAGCTTCCTGCTCGTCAACACCGGCACCGAGCCCGTGCCCTCCAGCCACGGGCTGCTGACGACGGTCGGCTACCAGATCGCGGGCCAGCCGGCGGCGTACGCGCTGGAGGGCTCGATCGCCATCACCGGCTCGCTGGTCCAGTGGTTCCGCGACGGGCTGGGCCTCATCAGCAGCGCCGCGGAGATCGAGACCCTCGCCCGCACCGTCGAGGACAACGGCGGGTGCTACATCGTGCCGGCGTTCTCGGGGCTGTTCGCGCCGTACTGGCGCTCAGAGGCGCGCGGCATCATCGTCGGGCTCACGTCGTACATCACCAAGGGCCACCTCGCCCGGGCGGTGCTGGAGGCGACGGGCTGGCAGACGCGCGACGTCGTCGAGGCGATGAACGCCGACTCGGGGATCCCGCTGACCACCCTGCGCGTCGACGGGGGCATGACCGCGGACAACCTGCTGATGCAGTTCCTCGCCGACGTCCTCGACGTCCCGGTCGTCCGCCCGCTGGTGGCGGAGACCGTCTCGCTGGGAGCGGCGTACGCCGCCGGCCTGGCGATCGGCTTCTGGCCCGACCTCGGCGTGCTCCGGCGCAACTGGCACCGGGCCGCGCAGTGGGTGCCGGGCATGGCGCCCGAGCGCCGCGAGGAGGAGTACGCCGACTGGAAGCGCGCGGTCGAGCGCACGTTCGACTGGATCCGCACGTAG
- a CDS encoding class E sortase, whose product MTAALDAPVAPLPPPARRGFRVLGLLLGALSDVLLTAGIVLVAFCAYELWWTNVQSAQERDRTVRQLERSWAVAGGSSGGSASAPAAPASRVPAGPEHWGPTHTGTPFALLRIPRLGRSWSEPLVEGVEAPQLKEGIGHYVGTALPGQLGNVGLAGHRATNGEPFRDLDRMRVGDQVVVETATRVYTYVVIKPWYLVSPTTLAVIAPVPGHPGARPTERRLTLTTCNPRWASTQRLIVETRLVSIRAKGA is encoded by the coding sequence GTGACCGCCGCGCTCGACGCGCCGGTCGCCCCCCTCCCGCCGCCGGCCCGCCGCGGCTTCCGCGTGCTCGGCCTGCTCCTCGGCGCGCTGAGCGACGTGCTGCTCACCGCCGGGATCGTGCTCGTGGCCTTCTGCGCGTACGAGCTGTGGTGGACCAACGTGCAGTCGGCGCAGGAGCGCGACCGCACGGTCCGCCAGCTCGAGCGCAGCTGGGCGGTCGCCGGCGGTTCCTCGGGCGGCTCGGCCTCCGCCCCTGCCGCTCCCGCCTCGCGTGTGCCCGCGGGCCCCGAGCACTGGGGTCCCACGCACACCGGCACGCCGTTCGCGCTCCTCCGCATCCCGCGGCTCGGCCGCAGCTGGTCCGAGCCCCTCGTCGAGGGCGTCGAGGCGCCGCAGCTCAAGGAGGGCATCGGGCACTACGTCGGCACGGCGCTCCCGGGCCAGCTCGGCAACGTCGGGCTCGCCGGGCACCGGGCGACCAACGGCGAGCCGTTCCGCGACCTCGACCGGATGCGGGTCGGGGACCAGGTGGTGGTCGAGACCGCGACCCGCGTCTACACCTACGTCGTCATCAAGCCGTGGTACCTCGTCTCGCCGACCACGCTCGCGGTGATCGCGCCCGTGCCCGGCCACCCCGGCGCCAGGCCCACGGAGCGGCGGCTCACGCTGACGACCTGCAACCCCCGCTGGGCCTCCACCCAGCGGCTCATCGTCGAGACCCGGCTGGTCAGCATCCGGGCAAAGGGGGCCTGA
- a CDS encoding GGDEF domain-containing protein, translating into MHAVLPLGALAAAACLAASPGRATALDSMVVLSVVGALLVEAGTRLHQPDLRRLWRQVVLALVLLTVANATATVPAGSPLSGLAGRLDLLCNALGWLLFFAAAVQVVLRHATHDPGGVTDAAITGAVASGVLWTVLLSPRLRAAGVPTGAQAYDLVIVTLVCMTLGALVQLARTCPAARPSLAYLTTATAVSLGGEVAWPLTAPATSDTPPGWVFLLFEAGYLAVGAAALHPSTVHLGTPGRAVEQRLTTPRLVALGAALGAAPLFAGVRQLLALPADGVQLLVGTTAVVPLVLARVAQIARERAQAEAQLAHRASHDGLTGLLGRGTAIARLEALLPAAAASGVPVAVLFLDLDGFKQVNDLHGHLRGDELLVAVATRLRGWARTDDVLARLGGDEFLVVAPLPHGAGTGEALELAAGLRALVSRPGLLPDLPGVGVGASVGCAVAQPGGGLDADALIAAADTGMYADKATRRRRRGEVPAQQRAAG; encoded by the coding sequence GTGCACGCCGTGCTGCCGCTCGGCGCCCTGGCCGCCGCCGCCTGCCTGGCCGCGTCGCCGGGGCGGGCGACGGCCCTGGACAGCATGGTCGTCCTCTCGGTCGTCGGCGCGCTGCTCGTCGAGGCCGGCACCCGGCTGCACCAGCCCGACCTGCGGCGGCTCTGGCGGCAGGTGGTGCTCGCCCTCGTCCTGCTCACCGTCGCGAACGCGACCGCCACCGTGCCGGCGGGCAGCCCGCTCTCCGGACTGGCCGGCCGCCTGGACCTGCTCTGCAACGCGCTCGGCTGGCTGCTGTTCTTCGCCGCGGCGGTCCAGGTCGTGCTCCGCCACGCCACGCACGACCCCGGCGGGGTCACCGACGCCGCGATCACCGGCGCCGTCGCGTCGGGGGTGCTGTGGACGGTGCTGCTCAGCCCCCGGCTGCGGGCAGCGGGGGTGCCGACCGGTGCCCAGGCGTACGACCTGGTCATCGTCACGCTCGTCTGCATGACGCTGGGCGCGCTCGTCCAGCTGGCGCGCACGTGCCCGGCGGCGCGGCCCTCGCTCGCGTACCTCACGACGGCGACGGCGGTCTCGCTCGGCGGGGAGGTCGCCTGGCCGCTGACCGCGCCGGCGACCTCCGACACCCCGCCGGGCTGGGTCTTCCTGCTGTTCGAGGCGGGCTACCTGGCGGTCGGCGCCGCCGCGCTGCACCCCTCGACCGTGCACCTCGGCACACCGGGGCGCGCCGTGGAGCAGCGGCTGACCACCCCGCGGCTCGTGGCCCTCGGCGCCGCGCTGGGCGCCGCCCCGCTCTTCGCGGGCGTGCGCCAGCTGCTCGCGCTCCCCGCCGACGGAGTGCAGCTGCTCGTCGGCACCACCGCTGTCGTCCCGCTCGTGCTCGCCCGCGTCGCGCAGATCGCGCGGGAGCGCGCCCAGGCGGAGGCGCAGCTCGCCCACCGCGCGAGCCACGACGGGCTGACCGGGCTGCTCGGCCGGGGCACGGCCATCGCCCGGCTCGAGGCCCTGCTGCCCGCGGCCGCTGCTTCCGGGGTCCCGGTGGCCGTGCTCTTCCTCGACCTCGACGGGTTCAAGCAGGTCAACGACCTGCACGGGCACCTGCGCGGGGACGAGCTGCTCGTGGCCGTCGCCACCCGGCTGCGGGGGTGGGCGCGGACCGACGACGTCCTCGCCCGGCTCGGCGGCGACGAGTTCCTCGTGGTGGCGCCGCTCCCGCACGGTGCCGGGACCGGGGAGGCGCTCGAGCTCGCCGCGGGGCTCCGGGCGCTGGTCTCCCGGCCCGGGCTGCTGCCGGACCTCCCGGGCGTCGGAGTCGGTGCCTCGGTCGGCTGCGCGGTCGCGCAGCCGGGCGGCGGGCTCGATGCCGACGCGCTCATCGCGGCCGCCGACACCGGCATGTACGCGGACAAGGCCACCCGCCGCCGGCGGCGCGGCGAGGTCCCCGCGCAGCAGCGCGCGGCGGGCTGA
- a CDS encoding MIP/aquaporin family protein produces the protein MALRRPTGMVGELAAEFAGTMILVLFGTAVVAQVVAGGIGDHDSITWAWGFGVMLGVYVAARISGAHLNPAVSVALATFGKFEWRKVAPYAAAQTAGAFVAALLVRWNYTEVIGKYDPGHTVKSQGIFSTLPGNGGLPVHEWGAFRDQVIGTAILLFLIAALSDVRNMPPMSNLAPVVVGLVVVAIGMAWGTDAGYAINPARDFGPRLASWLTGYGSAWKDQYGNVYFYIPIIAPLIGGVIGMGLYEGLVGRFMPATPGDAQEEGRVPTTDPAAEQQLAPGDPRADMSGIELPRGDYQRH, from the coding sequence ATGGCACTACGCAGACCGACGGGGATGGTGGGGGAGCTCGCCGCGGAGTTCGCGGGGACGATGATCCTCGTCCTGTTCGGGACGGCCGTCGTCGCGCAGGTGGTCGCCGGGGGGATCGGAGACCACGACAGCATCACCTGGGCCTGGGGCTTCGGCGTCATGCTCGGCGTGTACGTCGCGGCGCGCATCTCCGGCGCCCACCTCAACCCGGCCGTCAGCGTCGCGCTCGCGACGTTCGGGAAGTTCGAGTGGCGCAAGGTGGCGCCGTACGCCGCCGCCCAGACCGCGGGCGCGTTCGTCGCCGCCCTGCTGGTGCGCTGGAACTACACCGAGGTCATCGGGAAGTACGACCCCGGCCACACCGTCAAGTCGCAGGGCATCTTCTCGACGCTGCCGGGCAACGGCGGGCTCCCGGTCCACGAGTGGGGCGCGTTCCGCGACCAGGTCATCGGCACCGCGATCCTGCTCTTCCTCATCGCGGCGCTCTCCGACGTGCGGAACATGCCGCCCATGAGCAACCTCGCTCCGGTCGTCGTCGGCCTCGTCGTCGTCGCCATCGGCATGGCGTGGGGCACGGACGCCGGCTACGCCATCAACCCCGCCCGCGACTTCGGCCCGCGGCTCGCCTCGTGGCTGACCGGCTACGGATCGGCCTGGAAGGACCAGTACGGCAACGTCTACTTCTACATCCCGATCATCGCCCCGCTCATCGGCGGCGTGATCGGGATGGGGCTCTACGAGGGGCTCGTCGGGCGCTTCATGCCCGCGACGCCCGGCGATGCGCAGGAGGAGGGCCGCGTCCCCACCACGGACCCCGCGGCCGAGCAGCAGCTCGCCCCCGGTGACCCGCGGGCCGACATGAGCGGCATCGAGCTCCCGCGCGGCGACTACCAGCGCCACTGA
- a CDS encoding IclR family transcriptional regulator codes for MPGAVQSVERAAAILRLLAAGQGRLGVAEVASTLGLAKSTAHGLLRTLEQVGFVEQSTTTGKYQLGAALLHLGTSYLDVNELRSRAINWADPLASRSGEAVRIGTPLDGRVLVVHHVFRPDDSLQVLDVGALLPLHATALGKVLLAFSAGGTTLPDALEAYAARTITSRRALGRVLGEVREHGWALEVEEGTAGEAGVAAPIRGSGGLVVGAIGIRGAVERVCDGSGHPHARLVTLVRDAARNVSRDLGAPRW; via the coding sequence GTGCCCGGTGCCGTGCAGTCCGTCGAGCGCGCCGCAGCGATCCTGCGGCTGCTGGCGGCAGGGCAGGGCCGGCTCGGCGTCGCGGAGGTCGCGAGCACGCTGGGGCTGGCGAAGAGCACGGCGCACGGGCTGCTCCGCACGCTCGAGCAGGTCGGCTTCGTCGAGCAGAGCACGACGACGGGGAAGTACCAGCTGGGCGCCGCGCTCCTCCACCTCGGCACGAGCTACCTCGACGTCAACGAGCTGCGCTCGCGGGCCATCAACTGGGCCGACCCGCTCGCCTCGCGCAGCGGGGAGGCCGTGCGCATCGGCACCCCGCTGGACGGCCGCGTGCTCGTCGTGCACCACGTCTTCCGCCCCGACGACTCGCTCCAGGTGCTCGACGTCGGCGCCCTTCTCCCGCTCCACGCGACCGCGCTCGGGAAGGTGCTGCTCGCGTTCAGCGCGGGCGGCACGACGCTGCCCGACGCGCTCGAGGCGTACGCCGCGCGGACCATCACCTCGCGCCGCGCCCTGGGCAGGGTGCTGGGCGAGGTCCGGGAGCACGGCTGGGCCCTCGAGGTCGAGGAGGGCACCGCGGGCGAGGCGGGCGTCGCCGCGCCCATCCGGGGCAGCGGCGGCCTGGTGGTCGGCGCGATCGGGATCCGCGGCGCGGTCGAGCGCGTCTGCGACGGCTCGGGGCACCCGCACGCCCGGCTCGTCACGCTCGTGCGCGACGCCGCCCGCAACGTCTCGCGCGACCTCGGTGCGCCCAGATGGTGA
- the glpK gene encoding glycerol kinase GlpK gives MADFVGAVDQGTTSTRFMIFDKGGNEIARHQLEHEQILPQQGWVEHNPIEIWERTKTVIGTALGTANLQASDLAALGITNQRETAVVWDRKTGRPYYNAIVWQDTRTDRIASALDRSGKGDVIRQKAGLPPATYFSAGKVQWILENVDGVREAAERGDAIFGNTDSWLLWNLTGGTDGGVHVTDVTNASRTMLMNLETLDWDEELLGLFGIPRSMLPEIKPSSLPSGYGTTRANGPLRGEVPLTGAAGDQQAAMIGQVCFSPGEAKNTYGTGNFLLLNTGEELVRSKNGLLTTVCYQLGDAKPVYALEGSIAVTGSAVQWLRDQLGIIRNAGESESLARQVEDSGGVYFVPAFSGLFAPYWRSDARGAIVGLSRYNTNAHIARATLESICYQTRDVVEAMEQDSGVHLDVLRVDGGITVNELCMQIQADVLGVPVSRPVVAETTALGAAYAAGLAVGFWSSQDDLRQNWNESKRWSPDWSEEQRDTGYQKWKKAVERTLDWVDVD, from the coding sequence ATGGCGGACTTCGTCGGTGCGGTCGACCAGGGCACCACGAGCACGCGGTTCATGATCTTCGACAAGGGCGGCAACGAGATCGCCCGCCACCAGCTCGAGCACGAGCAGATCCTCCCGCAGCAGGGCTGGGTCGAGCACAACCCCATCGAGATCTGGGAGCGGACCAAGACGGTCATCGGGACCGCCCTCGGCACCGCGAACCTCCAGGCCAGCGACCTCGCCGCGCTGGGGATCACCAACCAGCGCGAGACAGCGGTCGTGTGGGACCGGAAGACCGGCCGGCCGTACTACAACGCGATCGTCTGGCAGGACACGCGGACCGACCGCATCGCGAGCGCGCTGGACCGGTCGGGGAAGGGCGACGTCATCCGGCAGAAGGCAGGACTGCCGCCGGCGACGTACTTCTCGGCGGGGAAGGTCCAGTGGATCCTCGAGAACGTCGACGGGGTGCGCGAGGCGGCCGAGCGCGGCGACGCCATCTTCGGCAACACCGACAGCTGGCTGCTGTGGAACCTCACCGGCGGGACCGACGGCGGCGTCCACGTCACCGACGTGACCAACGCGAGCCGCACGATGCTGATGAACCTCGAGACCCTCGACTGGGACGAGGAGCTGCTGGGGCTGTTCGGGATCCCGCGCTCGATGCTGCCCGAGATCAAGCCGTCGTCGCTGCCCTCGGGCTACGGCACCACGCGCGCCAACGGTCCGCTGCGCGGCGAGGTCCCGCTCACCGGGGCCGCCGGTGACCAGCAGGCCGCGATGATCGGACAGGTGTGCTTCTCTCCCGGCGAGGCGAAGAACACCTACGGCACCGGCAACTTCCTCCTGCTCAACACCGGGGAGGAGCTGGTCCGCAGCAAGAACGGCCTGCTGACGACCGTCTGCTACCAGCTCGGCGACGCCAAGCCGGTGTACGCCCTCGAGGGCTCGATCGCGGTGACCGGCTCCGCCGTGCAGTGGCTGCGCGACCAGCTCGGCATCATCCGCAACGCCGGCGAGTCCGAGTCCCTGGCCCGCCAGGTCGAGGACAGCGGCGGCGTCTACTTCGTGCCGGCGTTCTCCGGGCTGTTCGCGCCGTACTGGCGCTCCGACGCGCGCGGCGCGATCGTCGGGCTCTCGCGCTACAACACCAACGCCCACATCGCCCGGGCGACGCTCGAGTCGATCTGCTACCAGACCCGCGACGTCGTCGAGGCGATGGAGCAGGACTCCGGCGTCCACCTCGACGTGCTCCGCGTTGACGGCGGGATCACCGTCAACGAGCTCTGCATGCAGATCCAGGCCGACGTCCTCGGCGTCCCGGTCTCCCGTCCCGTCGTCGCCGAGACGACGGCGCTGGGTGCCGCGTACGCCGCCGGCCTCGCGGTCGGGTTCTGGAGCTCGCAGGACGACCTGCGGCAGAACTGGAACGAGAGCAAGCGCTGGTCGCCGGACTGGAGCGAGGAGCAGCGCGACACGGGGTACCAGAAGTGGAAGAAGGCCGTCGAGCGGACGTTGGACTGGGTGGACGTCGACTGA